A window of Rhododendron vialii isolate Sample 1 chromosome 11a, ASM3025357v1 contains these coding sequences:
- the LOC131307386 gene encoding uncharacterized protein LOC131307386 → METLLPPPPPPPPYMPDQQQIEEAQLPYPVVASANSTPRYTSGSIGPFLAVISFLAILTILSCVFGSIFVGRDNTLSESINHGDYFGWLKGRRWRQHIGGNCVGVGAMVTVGEKGDNDG, encoded by the coding sequence ATGGAAAcactactaccaccaccaccaccaccaccaccatataTGCCTGATCAGCAGCAGATTGAAGAAGCACAACTCCCTTATCCTGTGGTTGCATCTGCTAATAGTACTCCTCGGTATACTTCGGGCTCAATTGGGCCATTCCTTGCAGTCATCTCTTTTCTGGCTATTCTTACAATTCTTTCATGTGTGTTCGGAAGCATATTTGTCGGCCGAGATAACACACTGTCGGAAAGCATTAACCATGGCGACTATTTTGGGTGGTTGAAGGGAAGAAGATGGAGGCAGCACATTGGTGGCAATTGTGTTGGAGTTGGAGCCATGGTTACGGTTGGGGAAAAAGGTGACAATGATGGGTAA